Below is a window of Sporosarcina sp. ANT_H38 DNA.
AAAGCTAGACCGTTTCGCAAGATCGGCAGAGGATGGGGTAAATCTAATCAAAGAATTGCTTTCAAAAGGAATCAAAGTTCACATATTAAATATGGGGCTTGTAGAGGATACATCAATGGGCAGATTAATTTTAAGAATGTTATCAGCCATTGCGGAATTTGACAGGGATATGATCGTTGAACGATTAGCAGAGGGGAAAGCCATTGCGAAGCAGAATCCTGATTTCCGTGAAGGTAGAC
It encodes the following:
- a CDS encoding recombinase family protein, whose product is MKYGYARVSTASQDLELQLQTLESAGCNKIYSEKFTGTKADRPQFIELLSLLKKGDTLVVTKLDRFARSAEDGVNLIKELLSKGIKVHILNMGLVEDTSMGRLILRMLSAIAEFDRDMIVERLAEGKAIAKQNPDFREGR